The Pirellulales bacterium genome has a segment encoding these proteins:
- a CDS encoding cupin domain-containing protein, with translation MPEPLVHPCSFQPEARAEFLPEKMGKATLFESPRLLVGLNCFEPGQEHALHAHAGQDKVYHVLAGNGLFLLEDRELDLRPGLMLVAPEGVPHGIRNTGRDRLVVLAILAPAPRAANPATRGTTQP, from the coding sequence ATGCCCGAACCTCTGGTGCATCCCTGTTCGTTCCAGCCCGAAGCGCGGGCCGAATTTCTCCCGGAAAAGATGGGCAAGGCAACGCTGTTCGAGTCGCCCCGGCTCTTGGTCGGGCTGAATTGCTTCGAGCCGGGCCAGGAACATGCCCTGCATGCCCATGCCGGACAGGACAAGGTGTATCACGTCTTGGCAGGCAACGGCCTGTTCCTGCTCGAGGACCGCGAACTGGATTTGCGGCCGGGGCTGATGCTTGTGGCGCCCGAGGGCGTACCGCACGGCATCCGAAACACGGGTCGTGATCGTCTCGTCGTGCTGGCCATCTTGGCGCCGGCGCCGCGGGCGGCCAACCCCGCGACGCGAGGGACTACGCAGCCATGA
- a CDS encoding ATP-dependent 6-phosphofructokinase, whose protein sequence is MNHVPDFSIASLGRCKHPSPIVAGGTDTARACYFVGDDERILFDDHVTAATTPEAIAERPTIELAGPREAIYFDPAHTRIGIVTCGGLCPGLNNVVRGLVTVAHYRYGVRECLGFRYGYQGLTRAHRGEALRLTVHDVSEIHLRGGTLLSSSRGPQEPAEMVDCLVDLGVNVLFTIGGDGTLRGALAIAAEVARRGLPIAVVGVPKTIDNDIMYLDQSFGFGTAYEQAVDVIVGAHNEATGAPNGVGLVKLMGRHSGFIACLATLATSHVNFTLIPEVPLQLDGPRGFLHSLGTRLERRGHAVVVVAEGAGQNIWSDSPARHDASGNVKLHDVGPFLADAIRDHFKQLGREVNLKYLDPSYMIRSQPANATDGVYCWRLAQNAVHAAMAGKTAMVVGQWHERYVHLPMQAVIAARRRVEPEGDLWLSVLESTGQPHSWT, encoded by the coding sequence GTGAACCATGTGCCTGATTTTTCAATCGCCTCGCTGGGCCGATGCAAGCATCCATCGCCGATCGTGGCCGGCGGCACCGACACGGCGCGCGCCTGCTATTTCGTCGGCGACGACGAGCGGATCTTGTTCGACGATCATGTCACCGCGGCTACGACGCCCGAGGCGATCGCCGAACGCCCGACCATCGAACTAGCGGGCCCACGCGAAGCGATCTATTTCGATCCAGCGCATACCCGGATCGGCATCGTCACCTGCGGTGGCCTGTGTCCGGGTCTGAATAACGTCGTCCGGGGGCTGGTGACGGTGGCCCACTATCGCTACGGCGTCCGCGAGTGCCTCGGTTTTCGTTACGGCTACCAGGGGCTGACGCGCGCCCATCGCGGCGAAGCCCTGCGGCTGACGGTACACGACGTCAGCGAGATTCATCTTCGCGGCGGAACGCTGTTGTCGTCGTCGCGCGGGCCCCAGGAGCCTGCCGAGATGGTCGACTGCCTCGTCGACCTGGGGGTCAACGTCCTGTTCACCATCGGCGGCGACGGCACCCTGCGCGGCGCGCTGGCGATCGCCGCTGAAGTCGCCCGGCGCGGGCTGCCGATTGCGGTGGTCGGCGTCCCCAAGACGATCGACAACGACATCATGTACCTCGACCAGAGCTTTGGCTTTGGCACCGCTTATGAACAGGCCGTCGACGTGATCGTCGGGGCACACAACGAGGCCACGGGCGCCCCCAACGGCGTCGGCCTGGTCAAGTTGATGGGACGGCACTCAGGATTCATCGCCTGCCTGGCGACCCTGGCCACGAGCCATGTGAATTTCACGCTGATCCCCGAGGTACCGCTACAGCTCGATGGTCCGCGCGGATTCCTGCACTCTCTCGGAACGCGTCTCGAACGGCGAGGACATGCCGTGGTGGTCGTGGCCGAAGGCGCAGGACAAAACATCTGGAGCGACAGCCCGGCACGCCATGACGCTTCGGGCAACGTCAAGCTGCACGACGTCGGCCCCTTTCTGGCCGACGCCATTCGCGATCACTTCAAGCAACTCGGCCGGGAGGTCAACCTCAAGTATCTCGACCCGAGCTACATGATCCGTAGCCAGCCGGCCAACGCCACCGACGGCGTCTACTGCTGGCGGCTGGCCCAAAACGCCGTCCATGCGGCGATGGCCGGGAAGACGGCCATGGTCGTCGGGCAATGGCACGAGCGCTACGTACACCTGCCCATGCAGGCCGTGATTGCCGCACGCAGGCGCGTCGAACCAGAAGGCGATCTCTGGCTCAGCGTGCTCGAATCGACGGGCCAGCCGCATTCGTGGACATGA
- a CDS encoding amidohydrolase family protein produces MRTAKGTTVVRALQLVDGTGNAPVRDAALVIRDGRIVYAGPRAAAPPTPPEAATIEAPEGTVLPGLVEAHFHPTYFNVAELADLDIKYPVEYVTLLAAANARLVLECGYTAARSGGSLHNIDVWLKRAIEEDLCPGPRLAASGREICGAGGLMDWNPDHLQLGMEGLVILINGPNEGRKAVRKLVKDGVEWIKTYPTGDAAAPDSADHHTLCMTLEEMTAVVSEAHNYHRKVTGHCRATEGIKNALRAGFDTLEHGTFMDQEALDMLLARQTPVVPALQFEQASIDRGPDFGMSQRVVDGHRETLEGGIASAQLILRAGGCLGMGGDYGFAWNPHGTYAKELTFFVERVGFSPLEVITCATRNGAAIMGRLDEFGTLESGKLGDCLVVDGDVLADIRLLEDRTRFVAVLQGGIVKAGQLAHR; encoded by the coding sequence ATGCGAACCGCCAAGGGAACAACCGTCGTTCGAGCCCTCCAGTTGGTCGACGGAACGGGCAATGCTCCCGTTCGCGATGCGGCACTGGTGATTCGCGACGGGCGAATCGTCTATGCCGGTCCGCGCGCGGCGGCCCCGCCCACGCCGCCTGAGGCCGCGACGATCGAAGCCCCCGAGGGGACCGTGCTCCCCGGGCTGGTCGAGGCACACTTTCATCCGACATATTTCAACGTGGCCGAGCTGGCCGACTTGGATATCAAGTACCCCGTCGAATACGTCACCTTGTTGGCCGCGGCCAACGCACGCCTGGTGCTGGAATGCGGATACACGGCCGCGCGCAGCGGCGGCAGCCTGCACAATATCGACGTCTGGTTGAAGAGGGCGATCGAGGAGGACCTTTGCCCGGGGCCCCGTTTGGCCGCCAGCGGTCGAGAGATTTGCGGCGCCGGCGGGTTGATGGATTGGAACCCGGACCATCTGCAGCTGGGCATGGAAGGGCTGGTGATCCTGATCAATGGTCCGAACGAGGGCCGCAAGGCCGTGCGTAAGCTGGTCAAGGATGGTGTCGAATGGATCAAGACCTATCCGACTGGCGACGCGGCGGCGCCCGATTCGGCCGATCACCATACGCTGTGCATGACGCTCGAAGAGATGACTGCCGTGGTCAGCGAGGCGCACAATTACCACCGCAAGGTCACCGGACATTGCCGTGCCACGGAGGGCATCAAGAACGCCCTGCGTGCCGGCTTCGACACGCTCGAACACGGCACGTTCATGGACCAAGAAGCACTCGACATGCTGCTCGCGCGGCAGACGCCTGTCGTGCCTGCATTGCAATTCGAACAGGCCAGCATCGACCGAGGTCCCGACTTCGGCATGTCGCAGCGCGTTGTCGACGGCCACCGGGAAACACTTGAAGGAGGCATCGCCAGCGCACAGCTCATCCTGCGTGCCGGCGGCTGCCTGGGCATGGGCGGCGATTATGGCTTTGCCTGGAACCCGCACGGGACGTATGCCAAGGAGCTGACCTTCTTCGTCGAGCGGGTCGGCTTTTCACCGCTCGAAGTGATTACCTGCGCGACGCGTAATGGCGCCGCGATCATGGGCCGGCTGGACGAATTCGGTACGCTCGAATCGGGTAAGCTGGGTGACTGCCTCGTCGTCGATGGCGACGTCCTGGCCGATATCCGCTTGCTCGAAGATCGCACGCGATTCGTGGCCGTGCTCCAGGGCGGCATCGTCAAGGCAGGCCAGCTTGCCCACCGCTAG
- a CDS encoding alpha/beta hydrolase: MLIQEQAFDGHHDRLNLASGPKHGPPLLLLHGIGRRWQDFVPLLAGLLPRWQIHALDFRGHGHSTRATSYLVVDYVDDALAALRQGGYPAVVYGHSLGALVAMAVAARRPEQVAALVLEDPPLAALGDDLANWPFVPQFAAIQRLLLKRPPAQQLAQRLADLRFAAPNGQGEIRLGDVRDALTLRFMARCLAQVDPAVYTPLVEATWQRGYDRSAVIAAVKCPVLLLRGKPELGGMLSHAEADELATSLHDCTVVDFPGSGHLIHWTETESVQRTVHALIEAVRA; this comes from the coding sequence ATGCTCATTCAAGAACAGGCCTTCGACGGCCACCACGACCGGTTGAATCTGGCCAGCGGACCGAAGCACGGACCGCCGCTGCTCTTATTGCACGGAATCGGCCGGCGTTGGCAGGACTTTGTGCCGCTGCTGGCCGGCCTGTTGCCGCGTTGGCAGATCCACGCTCTCGATTTTCGCGGCCACGGCCATTCGACGCGGGCCACTTCGTACCTGGTCGTCGATTACGTCGACGATGCGCTGGCCGCGCTCCGCCAGGGCGGCTACCCGGCGGTCGTCTACGGTCATTCGCTCGGCGCGCTGGTCGCCATGGCGGTCGCGGCAAGGCGCCCCGAGCAGGTCGCGGCCCTCGTGCTCGAAGACCCACCACTGGCGGCCCTGGGAGACGATCTGGCGAACTGGCCTTTCGTGCCCCAATTCGCCGCGATCCAGCGGCTGCTACTCAAGCGGCCACCGGCGCAGCAGCTCGCTCAGCGGCTGGCGGATTTGCGCTTTGCCGCGCCCAATGGACAAGGCGAGATCCGGCTCGGCGATGTGCGCGACGCGCTGACGTTGCGCTTCATGGCGCGGTGCCTGGCCCAGGTCGATCCGGCCGTTTACACGCCGCTCGTCGAAGCGACCTGGCAGCGCGGCTACGATCGCTCGGCCGTCATCGCGGCGGTCAAATGCCCCGTGCTGCTCTTGCGCGGCAAACCCGAGCTAGGCGGCATGCTGTCGCACGCCGAGGCGGACGAATTGGCAACCTCCTTGCACGATTGCACGGTCGTCGATTTTCCCGGCTCGGGGCATTTGATTCACTGGACCGAGACCGAGTCGGTCCAGCGCACCGTGCACGCCTTGATCGAAGCCGTCCGAGCCTAG
- a CDS encoding MmgE/PrpD family protein has translation MPYRTEFPRRTVRGFLAWLVLAGCWCAALRAADPATSEPSVCEAWAAEIHGASFEQLSPAVVEKLKLTVADCVGVLAHTRQLDEVQRYAGAILAGGRAEATELVGGTRVPTGQAAAINAFAIHGHEIDDSNLRSSLRASCIAVPGALAAAERAQTTGRELFTALAISFGVSDRLGFVLNHQPEGELHAKGWMPSSVCGGVGAAAAVARLEGQSTAQIASALGLAASGANGTFQYYRDGSDEKRIHVARSQWLAVESAALARAGFQGAHHALEGEAGLLAVLGFTDRADELRAPLMAWEGVLHVKPKFFACSQGVIPWLEILQTLQRATPFGAEQVRTITIHTTQPASSLYIKKINAYRAPASTVEAQLNVNLGVALFLVRGDAYLDDYHPEHWNADAVQQLARLVRATTDPQHNGLLEVELRDGRTLAGRYDPAILLAPYAPDAGAYRRKFDRLTSGYSAAAREALWQHALALVDAPRVEPWVARLIELLDVRQ, from the coding sequence ATGCCTTACCGTACCGAGTTTCCGCGCCGAACGGTCCGTGGTTTCCTCGCCTGGCTGGTCCTCGCCGGGTGCTGGTGCGCCGCGCTGCGCGCCGCCGATCCCGCCACCAGCGAACCCAGCGTCTGCGAGGCCTGGGCCGCGGAGATTCACGGCGCCAGCTTCGAACAGCTTTCGCCGGCGGTGGTTGAAAAGCTCAAGCTGACCGTGGCCGATTGTGTCGGCGTGCTGGCGCACACCAGACAATTAGACGAAGTGCAGCGCTACGCCGGGGCAATTCTTGCCGGGGGCCGGGCTGAAGCCACAGAGCTCGTCGGCGGCACCCGGGTGCCCACGGGGCAGGCCGCCGCCATCAATGCGTTTGCAATCCACGGCCACGAGATCGACGACAGCAACCTGCGCAGCTCGCTACGGGCCTCTTGCATCGCCGTGCCTGGCGCCTTGGCCGCGGCCGAACGGGCTCAGACGACCGGGCGCGAGTTGTTCACCGCGCTGGCCATCTCGTTTGGCGTGAGCGATCGCTTGGGCTTTGTGTTGAATCATCAACCCGAGGGCGAGTTGCATGCCAAGGGGTGGATGCCTTCGAGCGTCTGCGGCGGCGTCGGCGCGGCGGCGGCCGTGGCTCGACTCGAAGGACAATCGACCGCACAAATCGCCTCGGCCCTGGGTCTGGCCGCCAGCGGTGCCAACGGCACGTTTCAATACTACCGCGATGGTAGCGACGAAAAGCGGATTCACGTTGCCCGGTCGCAGTGGCTGGCCGTCGAAAGCGCCGCGTTGGCGCGGGCCGGTTTTCAAGGGGCGCACCACGCCCTCGAGGGCGAAGCGGGCCTGTTGGCGGTGCTGGGCTTTACCGATCGAGCGGACGAGCTGCGAGCGCCGCTGATGGCCTGGGAAGGCGTGCTGCACGTCAAGCCAAAGTTCTTCGCCTGCTCACAGGGCGTGATCCCCTGGCTGGAGATCTTGCAAACGCTCCAACGCGCCACGCCGTTCGGGGCCGAACAGGTGCGCACCATCACGATTCACACGACCCAGCCGGCCAGTAGCCTGTACATCAAGAAGATCAACGCATACCGCGCGCCGGCCAGCACCGTCGAGGCGCAGCTCAATGTGAATCTCGGCGTCGCCTTGTTCCTGGTGCGCGGCGATGCCTATCTCGACGATTACCATCCGGAGCATTGGAACGCCGATGCCGTGCAGCAATTGGCCCGACTCGTGCGCGCAACGACCGATCCCCAACACAACGGATTGCTCGAGGTCGAACTAAGGGACGGGCGAACGCTCGCCGGCCGCTACGACCCGGCGATCCTACTGGCCCCCTATGCACCCGATGCGGGCGCGTATCGCCGGAAGTTCGATCGACTGACGTCCGGTTACTCGGCCGCGGCGCGCGAGGCGCTGTGGCAACACGCCTTGGCGTTGGTCGATGCACCGCGCGTCGAGCCTTGGGTCGCCCGACTTATCGAACTGCTGGACGTCCGCCAGTAA
- a CDS encoding crotonase/enoyl-CoA hydratase family protein yields MSRFETIAVDIDPRGVARLALNRPDARNAMSQAMIGELRTAARELAADSQVRAIVLTATGEVFCAGGDLKGMATQVQRTRDERMADATELAEMLAEINSLPKPIIGRINGSAFGGGVGLISVCDLAIGVTTAKFCLTEVRLGLIPATISPYVVARLGVPNARRVMLNATEMDGAMAARLGLLAAAVEPEQLDAAVEAELAALLRCAPGAVAAAKRLIEFVSTHGTSENIPYTAARLADCWESEELAEGIMAFMEKRKPKWIVS; encoded by the coding sequence GTGAGTCGCTTTGAAACGATTGCCGTAGACATCGATCCCCGGGGCGTGGCCCGATTGGCCCTCAACCGGCCCGACGCCCGCAACGCCATGTCGCAGGCGATGATCGGCGAGCTGCGCACGGCGGCGCGCGAGCTGGCGGCCGATTCCCAGGTGCGAGCCATCGTGCTGACGGCCACGGGCGAGGTGTTCTGCGCGGGCGGCGATCTGAAGGGCATGGCCACGCAGGTGCAGCGGACGCGCGACGAGCGGATGGCTGACGCCACCGAGTTGGCCGAGATGCTGGCCGAGATCAACAGCCTGCCGAAGCCGATCATCGGGCGGATCAATGGCTCGGCATTTGGCGGCGGCGTCGGGCTGATTTCGGTGTGCGACCTGGCGATCGGCGTCACGACCGCCAAATTCTGCCTGACCGAAGTCCGGCTCGGACTCATCCCGGCGACGATCTCGCCCTATGTCGTTGCGCGGCTGGGCGTGCCCAATGCTCGGCGCGTGATGCTCAATGCCACGGAGATGGACGGGGCGATGGCCGCGCGGCTGGGCCTGCTGGCCGCGGCGGTCGAGCCGGAGCAGCTCGACGCGGCGGTCGAAGCCGAACTGGCGGCACTGCTGCGTTGCGCGCCCGGCGCCGTGGCCGCTGCCAAGCGGCTGATCGAATTCGTCAGCACGCACGGCACGTCCGAGAACATTCCCTACACGGCCGCGCGCCTGGCCGACTGCTGGGAAAGCGAAGAGCTGGCCGAAGGCATCATGGCCTTCATGGAGAAACGCAAGCCGAAGTGGATCGTGAGTTAG